TGATGAGAGGACATTGGATACACGATTATTAAGTTTGGGAGTTTGCAGAGGCGACGCATGTACAATAGAAAATATTGCAAATGGAAATATTTTAATAAAGACAGTGGAAACAAAAATCGTAATCAGTACAAATTTAGCAAATCATATTCAAATTGAGGTGGTAAAATGATAAACGTAGCATTTGTTGGAAATCCTAACGTAGGAAAAACCGCTTTAATTAATCAAATCTCACATGCAAGTTTAAAAATAGGAAACTGGCCAGGAGTAACAATAGAAAAAAAAGAAGTTTTTTTTAAGATAGGCAATGAAGATATAAAACTTATCGATTTGCCGGGAATTTACAATTTATCAATAAATACTCCTGAAGAACGTGTTTCAAGAGATTTTTTATTAAATGAAAAAGTTGATATAATAATCAATGTTATGGATTCCACATCGCTTGAGAAAAATATTTATTTAACAGCTCTATTAAAGGAACTCAGCATTCCAATCGTTATGGCACTTAACTTTGAGGATGAATTTAAAAGGATTGGTTATAAGCTGGATGTGGACAGATTTCAAAAGCAGCTTGGCATCCCAGTCGTCTTTACAAGTGGAAAATCTGGAAACGGTGTAGACAAGCTTATGGAAAAAGTAGTTGAAATTTCAAAACAAACTTCATCAGAACATAAACAGCACAGACTTTTGTTTGACAAAGAAATTGAAAGTAATATCGAAACTTTGAAAAATAAACTAAAAAATGAGAAATCCTATGAAAAAATGCTAGAAAAATATCCTGTTGACTGGCTTGTTATCAAAATTTTAGAAAATGATACAAATGTAATAGCAAGAGTAAAAAATGAATTCGGGATCAACTTATTAGATGTTGGAAGTCTTGAGAAGAAAAATCTTGAGGAACATTACGGAATTGAGCCTGAAGATGTATTGGCAAGGGCAAGATACGGAATTGTGCGTGGAATTATTTCGGCAAATTTAACAAGAGGTACTGGAAATAAATTTGCCTTGACAGATAAAATTGATAAAATACTTCTAAATAAATTTTTGGGCGGAATCGCATTTCTTGCTATAATTTATGCAGTGTTTGTTATTGTATTTGATGGAAGTTCGCCCTTTATTGACTGGATTGACGGATTTTTTAGTGATTTTGTAATAAAATATGTAGGGCATGCTATTGAAGGAGTACCTGACTGGCTAAGCAGCTTTGTGCTGGAAGGAATTCTTGCTGGAGTAGGTTCAGTCTTGACATTTGTTCCGCTTATGTTCTTTATATATTTTTTCATGGCAATTCTTGAAGAAAGTGGGTATATGGCACGTGTAGCGTTTATTCTGAATAAAATGATGACAAAGGTTGGGCTTTCTGGAAAAGCATTTATCCCAATGTTAATCGGATTTGGATGTACAGTTCCAGCAATTTATTCAACAAGAACCTTAGAAGATGAGAAAACAAGAAGGCTGACAGGAGTTATTGCCACTTTTATGTCTTGTGGTGCAAGACTTCCAGTTTATTCTCTTCTTGCGGCAGCTTTTTTCAGCAAACAGGCAGCCCTAGTTGTAGTTTCAATTTATCTTTTTGGAGTATTTATGGCTCTTTTTGTGGCATTTATACTAAAACGGTTCAATTACTTCAAGGGAAATAACACGGAACTTCTAATAGAACTGCCTCCATATAGATTACCAAGTGCAAAAGTTGTATGGAACAATATGAAATCAAAAACTTTTGCTTATGTAAAAAAAGCAACCACAGTAATTTTAGGAATACTGCTAATTATCTGGTTTTTCCAATATTTTCCAAATAAAGGAGATGCCGAAAATTCTTACTTAGGACAAGCGGCAAAAGTTGTACAGCCTGTTTTCAAGCCAACTGGCTTTGGTGACAGATGGGAACCTGTAGCTTCCATTGTTCCAAGTATTATAGCAAAGGAAACTGTTGTAGGATTTTTAGGGCAAATTTTGTTGTCAGAGAAAGAAGACGAGCAACAGGAATATAATTTTGTAAATGATTTAAAAAAGCAAGGAATTGGTCTAGGAAATGCTGTACTTGATTCTATAAAATCTTTAGGACACATTGCGACTTTCAAAATTTCAACTTTGGAAATGAAAAGTCAGGAAGATCTTGATGAGGATGCTGGAGGAAATATCGTTCCAGCAATTAGAAATCTATGGAATGATAAATATGGTCCAATAAGAGCTTATTCATTTATGCTGTATGTTCTTCTTGTAGTGCCGTGTGCTGTAGCAATGGGAGCATTAAAACAGGAATTTGGCTGGAAATTGTTAGCATTTCAGGTATCAATGCTATTAATTTTACCTTATGCTGTATCAGTACTGTTTTTTAATGTCGCACGATTATTTGTATAATTTTAGAATCTTTGATTATTGTAACTCAAATACATTTTTAGATTAAAATATATTTTCAAAATAAAATTTATTGTTATTTATACAATCTTGAAAGGAAGTTAAAACATGGTAAAAACAGTCGTTGTTGCTGCAATTGCAGCTGTAATTGCGCTTACAGTCTTTAGAAAAATATACAAAGATTATAAGAAAAATAAAAATTTTTGTGGAACAGATTGCTGTAGCTGTTCAGGTGCTTCATCCTGCAATTCACATGGAGAAGCAGAAGATTATAATAAATAGTGCAATTCAATCATTATCATTATTTAAAGACAAAACAAAGTTTTTAAAAACTTTATTATAAGAGTTATCCTGTATAATCATATCTGACCAATAGAAAAAGTGAAAACTTTTTTCTTCAAAACTCCTTTTTAAATATGCTATCACAAGGGTAGCATATTTTTTTTGCCAATTTTTTACAAAGCAAGGTAATACAGTACCAAAAAGGTATTCAGTTACCTTTTTCATTTTTTAATATTTTTTATTTATTTGTGATTTTTCCAAAAAAGGTACTCATTTACCTTGCCGGTTGGTCCCCCGTTGGACCCCAAATTCATTGCCTACAAATTATCAGTTTTATTGATTCAATTAATGGTTTTAATTTACATCATTCAAAAATTTGATGTTATCCATTGATACAGTCAATTCCTCGATATCTGATTGAATATAATATTCATTTGTAGTGCTTATGTCCTCATGTCCTAGTATATCGGTTATTACAACGCTATTTATTTTCTGATTGTTCATAAAGGTTGCCAATGTCTTTCGGCAATCGTGTGGCTTATGATTCATTTCCAACTCTTCCAGCGTCTTATAAAACTTTTCTCTAAAATAATTTGTACGTATCGGCTTATTTTCTTTTTTCTTTTTCTCGAATACCCATTTTTTATTATATAGCAAATATTCAGTTGGACTGCTCTCATATAGTCCTTTCACTAACTGAAATATGTCCTTGTGTATAGGTATTTGTCTATGTCTCCCTTTTTCCGTCTTGTTTCCGCCATTTATAATCCTACGTAATAAGTCAACGTTTTCTTTTTTCAGTTCTGTAATTTCGCCTATTCTCATACCTGTGTAAATCATAATTAAAATATAGTCTACCCATTGTATGCCAATATTATTCCATAGCTTTTGAATTTCATAGCCTGTAAACACATTCTTTTGCCTTTTACTGCTTTCCTTTGGCAATCTTATAAACTTTGCCCTGTTCACTGTCATTATCTCAAGCTCCATAGCATAGTTGGATAATACTGTCAGAAAATTCTTTGTGATTTTCTTTGTTGCTACACTGCAATCAAGACTGTTTACCGTGTCTTGCATTTGAGGGCTTTTTATTTCCCTAAATATTAGACTATGTAACGGCTTACATCTTTTAAAGCTGTTCTCGTAGCCCTTTATCGTGCCAACTGCAACCAGTCCTTTCTGATTCTCTATAAACAATCTATACAGCCCCTTAAATGTCATTGTGCTGTTCTCTACATCATAGGGATTGTATAAATATTCATTCAGCACTTCCATTGCCTGTTTCCTTGTTTCATAATATCCCAGCGATACCCTTTTCTTTGTTTTCCAGTCCGTAACTCTTACCCTGTACGGCTTTCTTTTCGTGGTTTTTGTTACACTTCCAGTACCATTTGCATTTTTTATTCTTTTCATTTCTTCCACCAATCCAAAAATCTAGCTAATAGGCACTACTCTGCCCTATAATTTTAATACCGTTTTTTACAATAGTCAAAAAAATATTTTAATCAATTCATTGTCCGTTAGTTCTAATAACTCTTTTATTTTGTATATTTCCGACTGTGTAAAATAATTTTTTCCGTTTATTTTTTTATTAAGTCCACTTTCCGATATTCTTAATTCCTTAGCTAATTTCTGGTAATTTAATCTTTTCTCCCTTATCTTGTGCTTTAATACAATGTATTCCATTCTTTTTGATTTCAAGTTCAATTAAATCACCCCGTTTTGTTATTTGAATATCCCTGAAGTAGTAAACAGCCTTTTCCTGTCGTTTATCATTTCAAAAAAGGCCCGAATTTCCATATCATAAAGTTTCATTATACGCTTTTTCCTTGCAACCGTGATATATCTCAATACTTTTTCTATATCTTCATCAGTATTCTTTACCACTTTTACATCAATAGCGTTTGTGATAGTTTCCTTTTTCCATTTTTTCCAAGTCTTTTCCAGTTTTTCAATTTCTTTTTTTCTAATCCAATGCTTTTTAAAATCCTCTCTAACTCCTAATAATAAATGGATATGCGGTAAAAGTCTTTTAGAATATTTATTATAGGAAATTTCAACTATCTTTACATAACCCAGCATTATTGCCTGTATGCTCCTTTTCCTTACGATTTTTGCCACTATGTCATTATTTTCCCCCACTTCCTTGCTTAGTTTTGATAAATCGCTTATTTCTCTGCCATTAAATGTCATTAGGATATATCGGATTCCCTTTTGTTCGTTTATTTTTTCCTTTAGCTTTAAATATGTCTTGTATTTCCTGTTTTCCCTGCATAGAGGACAAGTCTGACGCTTGCACCTTGTTATATAGCTTATTTCTCCATTTCCATACAAAAGTTCATTGTTTATGCATTCAAGCGTTTCATCAATCTCACTTTCTTTCCTGTATTCCTCTATGATTTCCAATATTTCTATTATCCTGTCTGTGTCTTCTTCCGTGTATCTATATCTTTTCGGATAATTTCCCCTTTCACTCATTAATTTCACTTCCTTACCCAAATGTTAAATTCGGCGTGCATTTTCCCTCTCTTTTCTCTATAATTATTTTTCTTTGTGTATGTCTGTATATAATCAATTAATTATCATTGCTTTTCTTTGAATTATATAGATTATTTTGTATTCTAGGCTTTTATTTATGCTATCTAGGGTATTTCTTTGTATCTAAAATGATAAAAAATGTAAAATCCAATCCCACATTACTATATAAAGTAAAGGAAAAAAATTTTTGCTTATTCAAAATTACGTAATTTTTTTAACCTTGTATTAATCTTACATTTTTGGCTGTTATGGTATCTAACTTTACATTTTTATTTGCTATTTTTTACTTCAAAAATGTATAATTTGTTATGGTATTTAATCTTACATTTTTATTCTCTTATCATTTAAAGATTGGGACCTAAATTTTGATTGTCTTAAATGCTGTGATATGGTATAATTGATACATAGAAATACACCAAAATAATTATGATTGCTTGTTAAATCACTCCCCCCTTTTGTGAAATAACAGGCATTTTTTTATTTCCCACTCTTTTTCTTCGGCTTGAATACTGGGGCTGTGTTTCCATAGTTCACTTTGCCACATTTCTTGCATTTGGCAACATAATAAATACGATTGTTCTCTATTCCAAATAAGAATGTTCCACAATGCTTGCAATATACTGATTTCATATTTTCTCCTTTCTCTGTTATGATAATGGTTGTCCGTCTTCCTCTTCATCGAGGACTTGCATTATTTGTTCGCTTTCGTCAATAAGTGCTTCAAAAACAACATTATCTATTGACACTTCTAACAAATCGGTAACTTTATCCACTATTTGAATTATTTGTTCACTAGGTATTTGTAATTCACCCAAAAACTCAACAAATGCCACTGCCTGTATTTTCCGTTCTTTTTGTGTTTCAATCCACTTCTTTTTTCGTTCTTCATTTGCTGTTGTTACGACTTTTCTTAATATATCTATTTTATCCATTCTATCCCCCTTAATTGTATGCTAACGCTGTTATTTTTATACCAAGCTCCATTAATTCATATATTGATGTTAAATGTCTCTCATATAGCTTATAATCGTCTATTTCCTTATCTAATTTCTTTATCACGCTTTCTATATCCTCGTTATAATTTTTATGTTTCTGTATCTTTTGAATGTTTTTTCTAACATTCGGCATTTTCTTTTCGTATGCTCCCATTATTTTTCTCCTCTAGCTTTCTGTTTGTCAGTATTCCTAACTTAATTAATAATTTCTCCATTTCTTCCACGCTTAATTGTTCAAATGCTTTGATTATCGCCTTTGCTCTTTCGCTACTGTTTGCTTTCTCCATTTTTAAATTTCTCCTATTTTTTCAAATTTAAAGCCTAAAATTACAATTATCTTGAAAAATTAGGCTATTTTTTATAATTAATATCCTATTTTCCACACAGGCCCATTATCTACGTTTTCAACTCTCTGTAATGCCTTTAACAGCACCTTAGCCTTGATTTCTGTTCTGTCCTTTACTTCTTGATACATAAGTACAAAAGGTATGTTTTCCGCCATACATTCGTTTATAACCGCTGCCATAATCAACTCAACTTGCTGTAGTATTCCTAATTGTCCTTGCGTCAATTCGTCTCTCTTGATTCCTTTTGGTATTCCAGCAATGTTCCGTGCCAAGTTTGAATAATGAATATAATATATTTTCTGTTTCTCTTTTCTTACTTTTCCATACTCCAGCAATGCCTTTAAATTCAATGTTTCAATGTTCCTTGTTACTTTGCTTAATTCTCTTGCCTGTAACCTTGCAAGCTCCTCTAATTGCCTGTTTTGGTTTTCCAAATAGTCTATATACTCAATCACGGCTTTTCTTACAAATTTGCTTTCTCTCATTAAAACTTGTTTGGCTTTTTCTAAAGGCAATACATACATATCTCTTTTTTCGCCTTTTTCATCTAAGTATTTGCTAAGGGAAAATTTCCCCTGTGCTATTTCGTTTTCAACCGGCTCAATTTTGAGCCCGTTAATTTCTTCTGAAAATTCATCTTTTATTGTTCTTAAAAGATTTTTATGTCTTAATTCAATAAACTTTCCTCTTTTAATTTCCGATTCCGTTAATGTTCCAGCCTTTGCCTTTTCTTCGTATTCCTTTTCTCTAAGTTCATTGATTTTCTTTAATAAATCCCTACTTGTTATCATTTCGTTGTTTCCTGTCAATTCCATTTTCTTTCCCTCCGTCTTTTATATTTTCTGTTTCAAATAGTTCTGTTTCTGGTATTTCAAACAATTCTACATCTTCTATTTCCGGCAATTCAATTTCTTCTATCTCTTCCAGCTCTATTTTTTCCAATTCAAATAAATCTTTTTCCAGTAATTCCAATATTTCTGTAAATTCCATTGTTACTGCTCCATTTCCATTCTTGCCACTTGTTTTCCTAACTTAAAAAAAGTTTTTTGTGTTTCTACAAGCAAATCAGCAAAAAAATTACTCGCCTCTCTACTGCTTTTAAGTTCTTTCATTACAATATCCATTTTTCTTTTGCAACGTATCTCAAGTTCTATATCTGCCCATTCAAGTATTGCTTCTTCCATACTTTTTTTTGCTTTTTCTTTCATTTCTTCCATTTAATCCACGCTCCTTAATTTGATTTATCTAATATTTCTTTTATTGTTTTTTCTTCCTCTGTAAATACATCAATTACAACTATGCTTTCACGTATAACGTTTTCAATATCCATATTACTGATGTTTTCCCTGTATGTTTTTTGTAAATCTTCCTTGACTGTTATTTCTTCCCTTGCTACCTGTATAGCTGTAAACAGTTCAATTAATTTTTCTTTTACTTTTTCATTCTTAGCAAGTTTTAGGCTTTCACGTTCTGCATACCTCTCTTTTTGCCATATTTCTTCCCTTATCTCGTCTGCCTTGTCGCCTAAAATTTCTTCCCTTATTTTCTTTTCCATAATTATTTCACTCCCTTAATCATTCTTTTTATTATGTTAATCACTTTATTTCGGGCCTTTTCCCTTGCTTTGTCGCTGTTTTTGTTTACCATTCCTATAGCTTCAAATTTGTGTTTCATTCCTTACCACTCCATTTCAATATTAAATTTTCTGTGTATCTCCGTTTTCGATGTATCAAAAAATTATTAAGCCCAACGCTTAACCTAACAATCAAATTTATTTGTGTATTTTCTTATCGCCTAGAAATGTATTTTATATGCTTTATACTTGATTTTTTATATGTTTTCTGATATGATTTGTATGGTTTATTTATTTTTAAGCATTAAAAAAATACTACAAATTCCTTTGCATTCTTAAGAAGTTTGTAGTATAATTTACTTGCTACAGTATATTTATTATACTACAACTCTTTTATCTAAGGATATATGGAGTTTGCCTTATATAACTTAAATAGTTGTATAGGGCTTTTTTTTAATTCCTTTTTATAATTATTTGCTTGTTTTCTTCATCTAAAATGATTTTAATATCATTGTTTTCTTTTGACAATTCCAAAAATCTAGCAAATTCAGCTGGTATTGTTACCTTGTTCGTTGTTCCGTTTCCAGCTTTATAAAAAGTGATTTTTGCATTTTTCTCTTTCATAAAACTCTCCTATCCGTTAGTACAAACATATTATATAATATTAGTACTAACTTGTCAAGTTATAATTTACATTTTTTTCATAAATTACACTACAAACTTCTCAAGTATGCTATTTGATTGTGATTGTCCGTATTAATTGGCTGTTACATCAGGCCCAATTGTTTCTGATTTTCATTGATTTTGTATATATTTGGCATATCCAGTTTCATAAATTGCATTAATTGGTAGCCAAGTGCTTTGCATTTTCCGTAAATATCTTTATAAAACAACTGCTTTTCCATACTCTCAAATATAACTTTTGAAAATAAGTCCTCTAGCTTTTTGATATGTAGCAACGTTTCAACATCGACCGTTTCCCTTGTTCCGTCATCTACTCCTGCAAGTCTATTTACAAGCCTTGAATACACAATATAAAGCCTGTCAGCATTGTTGCTCCCCTGTGATTTTGCATAAGGTATTAATACAGCTATTGCGTCCGTTTCCTTTCGCCTTGTGATTTTTCCTTGCTTTCTAGTGAGTAGCCATTCATTATTTTGCCTGTTCCATAATGCCTGCCTTAACATCTGATTTTGTTTTTCCAGCTTTTCAATATAATCAAATACTTTTTCTCTCACTTCTATGCTTTCCTTTGTCAAAAGTCTTAATGATTGCTTTAAAGTCAAATCAAACTTAGGCTGGTTTCTATTCCAATTATCCTTATACGAGGTCGGCGAAATTTTTCCCTCACCTATTTGTTTTCTAAATTCATTTCTTATAGCTTTCAATAGGTCTTTATGTTCTAATTTTGTTTTATTTCCGTCTTCTATCCTAAACTTATTGATTAATTCCAATAATTCCAAACTTGTGATACTTTCCTTAGGCTCTTTGCCTATTTTTGTTACTAATTCATTCATTTTCATTCACTCCTATACTGTTTTTTATTTGTTCTGACCGATTTTAATTCGTTCAGAATTTTTTTAATATTACTCGGCTAAAATTTCAGCCCAGCCCTATTCGTTTATAAAGATTTCTACTACTTCATCATTGGTTAAATTAAAGATTTTTTTCATTTTAGCGATTTCCTTATCTTTAAAACCTTTTCCATTGATTTTATTTGTAAATGCTGTTTTTGATAATCCTATAACCTTTGAAAAATTATCATAATTGAAACTGTATTCTTTCAATTTCCCCTTTAATTTGTTGTTTACCATTTTTACCACACTCCTAAAAGTAATATTTTATGTTACCAATTCTAAATAATAGTAACATATATTGTTACTTTAGTCAATGTATTTTTTATAAAAAATATAAAAAGTTGCTTTTTTTGTTACTTTTTGATATTATATTATTAGAAAATTAATAATTAATATGGAGAAAAAATGGAAAAAGAAATTAATGATTTTAAGCATTTGGGGGAAGTTGTTAAATTTTTAAGAAAATCTAAAAAAATGACACAAATAGAATTAGCGAAAAAATTAAATAAAACCCCATACACTATAAAAAGATATGAAAAAAACGGAAAAATTCCTTTGGAAGTAGTTAAGGAAATTTTTTTAATATTTGAGGTTTCTAAAACATTAGCAGCTTCTTTTATTTCTAATGCATTTTTAGATTATAGAGCTTTAACTGAAACCGAAAGGCAAGAAGTAGTAAAGATTTTAAAGGCTGGAGTAGACGAAATGACAGAAGAAGAAGAATTTGAAAAAGGTTTTGAAATATTAGTAAACCTTTCACATTTTAATAGATTTTCAGTTTACAAAGAAGATGAATATATTATTGTAAGGATAGCGGATTATGATTTTAACGAATATTTTAAGGTAAAAAAAAGTGATGTAGGTAGAATAGCGGAATTTCTTAATGAAAATATAACAAATACATTACAAAGCTATTTGTATATTTTGAAAGCTCTTGTAAATATTGAAGAAAAGAAAAAAATTAAAACAAAGTCTGAGAAAGATGAGAACGGTTATATTATTTTAAAACCCGATAAATCTCAAAAGGATTCCGATTAATTCGTTATCCTAAAATCAGCTGGCAAAACTTCTACCATCTTATTGTGATGGCGTCCACCAAAATGACACCATAATTAAACGACTGGGCAAATCGCCTACCCATAGTTAAAGGACTGGGAGAATTGCCTACCCCTATTAAACGGATTGTTAAGGGAGTCCGTTAAAATGACACCCTTTGAAGTGTGTAGATTAAATCTACTGTGTTATCTTTTGTTAGCCAGTATATAAAATTTATATATCAGATAACGGGCTATGTTAAACTTAGGTCGTGAATAATCATTGAATACAGCCAATAGGGATAAACTCCCCTTTGGTTGTTTTTATTTCTCCATTTGTGGGAAAAATTAATAAGCGATACATCTTACCTATTTGACTTCGCCACAAGTGGCGAAAATGATTTTATTCTAGTTATTTTTTGAATCACTGTTTGTGATTCAGAATTATACCGACAAAGCTCGACAATTTCCCTTATAACTTTTTCCAGCATAAATAAGTGATAACCTAATGCGTAAACTTTCCGTATTGTGAATAATAATTTTTTTCGTTTCCTCGTGAAACACAACCCCATATAAACGAAATACAAGCCCATACACGCTTTCAATTCAATTCCTTGATAATTTATTGCCTAACTTATCAAAATACTTCCACAGCTTGTTTTTAAGCTCACAGCATTGTGAAACTTACAGACAATTAATTTACATTTGGGCCTTTTGAAAATTCTCTATAATTCCCCGAATAGCTTGTAAAAATTAAAAAATAAAACATTTTTTTAATGTTAATAGAAATTAAATTGTTGGCTTTTGTTAAGTTTTTATATCCGTACTGCATAAATCTAACTTAGGGAGTTTTTTTATACCCTAATTCAAGTTTAGTGTTTCCAGTTTTAAAAAATTAGTATTTTTTAGTAATTTATATTTTCTATTTCACAATTTATTTCTCAGACGTTCACAGACGAACGTAGAGGGGGTATCACGTTCACTAAATTAAATTTTGGTATTAATCTATGGCTAGGGTATAAATCTATCTTAAATCGCTTAATTTTCATTAAAAAATTATTTTTATTTTTAATTTTTACAGGCTATTCGCGTTTTTATAGGATATTTTTAGCTGTTACTTAAATTTAAGTAGTAGCTCCGGCGTTCTTCTTTGTGAAGTACGCAGGTAAAATATTTTACTCACATCGTTTTTGAATAGGTCTGCTAAAATTCCAGCCAACCAAAATACGAAACCTTAAATTTTCATATTTTGCCAAATTT
This is a stretch of genomic DNA from Leptotrichia hofstadii. It encodes these proteins:
- a CDS encoding FeoB-associated Cys-rich membrane protein, whose protein sequence is MVKTVVVAAIAAVIALTVFRKIYKDYKKNKNFCGTDCCSCSGASSCNSHGEAEDYNK
- a CDS encoding Rha family transcriptional regulator, coding for MNELVTKIGKEPKESITSLELLELINKFRIEDGNKTKLEHKDLLKAIRNEFRKQIGEGKISPTSYKDNWNRNQPKFDLTLKQSLRLLTKESIEVREKVFDYIEKLEKQNQMLRQALWNRQNNEWLLTRKQGKITRRKETDAIAVLIPYAKSQGSNNADRLYIVYSRLVNRLAGVDDGTRETVDVETLLHIKKLEDLFSKVIFESMEKQLFYKDIYGKCKALGYQLMQFMKLDMPNIYKINENQKQLGLM
- a CDS encoding FeoA family protein encodes the protein MTLVEGKIGEKFLLKDIDERTLDTRLLSLGVCRGDACTIENIANGNILIKTVETKIVISTNLANHIQIEVVK
- a CDS encoding helix-turn-helix domain-containing protein yields the protein MEKEINDFKHLGEVVKFLRKSKKMTQIELAKKLNKTPYTIKRYEKNGKIPLEVVKEIFLIFEVSKTLAASFISNAFLDYRALTETERQEVVKILKAGVDEMTEEEEFEKGFEILVNLSHFNRFSVYKEDEYIIVRIADYDFNEYFKVKKSDVGRIAEFLNENITNTLQSYLYILKALVNIEEKKKIKTKSEKDENGYIILKPDKSQKDSD
- a CDS encoding tyrosine-type recombinase/integrase yields the protein MKRIKNANGTGSVTKTTKRKPYRVRVTDWKTKKRVSLGYYETRKQAMEVLNEYLYNPYDVENSTMTFKGLYRLFIENQKGLVAVGTIKGYENSFKRCKPLHSLIFREIKSPQMQDTVNSLDCSVATKKITKNFLTVLSNYAMELEIMTVNRAKFIRLPKESSKRQKNVFTGYEIQKLWNNIGIQWVDYILIMIYTGMRIGEITELKKENVDLLRRIINGGNKTEKGRHRQIPIHKDIFQLVKGLYESSPTEYLLYNKKWVFEKKKKENKPIRTNYFREKFYKTLEELEMNHKPHDCRKTLATFMNNQKINSVVITDILGHEDISTTNEYYIQSDIEELTVSMDNIKFLNDVN
- a CDS encoding protein rep, whose translation is MSERGNYPKRYRYTEEDTDRIIEILEIIEEYRKESEIDETLECINNELLYGNGEISYITRCKRQTCPLCRENRKYKTYLKLKEKINEQKGIRYILMTFNGREISDLSKLSKEVGENNDIVAKIVRKRSIQAIMLGYVKIVEISYNKYSKRLLPHIHLLLGVREDFKKHWIRKKEIEKLEKTWKKWKKETITNAIDVKVVKNTDEDIEKVLRYITVARKKRIMKLYDMEIRAFFEMINDRKRLFTTSGIFK
- a CDS encoding DUF739 family protein; protein product: MVNNKLKGKLKEYSFNYDNFSKVIGLSKTAFTNKINGKGFKDKEIAKMKKIFNLTNDEVVEIFINE
- a CDS encoding helix-turn-helix domain-containing protein, with amino-acid sequence MNLKSKRMEYIVLKHKIREKRLNYQKLAKELRISESGLNKKINGKNYFTQSEIYKIKELLELTDNELIKIFF
- the feoB gene encoding ferrous iron transport protein B; protein product: MINVAFVGNPNVGKTALINQISHASLKIGNWPGVTIEKKEVFFKIGNEDIKLIDLPGIYNLSINTPEERVSRDFLLNEKVDIIINVMDSTSLEKNIYLTALLKELSIPIVMALNFEDEFKRIGYKLDVDRFQKQLGIPVVFTSGKSGNGVDKLMEKVVEISKQTSSEHKQHRLLFDKEIESNIETLKNKLKNEKSYEKMLEKYPVDWLVIKILENDTNVIARVKNEFGINLLDVGSLEKKNLEEHYGIEPEDVLARARYGIVRGIISANLTRGTGNKFALTDKIDKILLNKFLGGIAFLAIIYAVFVIVFDGSSPFIDWIDGFFSDFVIKYVGHAIEGVPDWLSSFVLEGILAGVGSVLTFVPLMFFIYFFMAILEESGYMARVAFILNKMMTKVGLSGKAFIPMLIGFGCTVPAIYSTRTLEDEKTRRLTGVIATFMSCGARLPVYSLLAAAFFSKQAALVVVSIYLFGVFMALFVAFILKRFNYFKGNNTELLIELPPYRLPSAKVVWNNMKSKTFAYVKKATTVILGILLIIWFFQYFPNKGDAENSYLGQAAKVVQPVFKPTGFGDRWEPVASIVPSIIAKETVVGFLGQILLSEKEDEQQEYNFVNDLKKQGIGLGNAVLDSIKSLGHIATFKISTLEMKSQEDLDEDAGGNIVPAIRNLWNDKYGPIRAYSFMLYVLLVVPCAVAMGALKQEFGWKLLAFQVSMLLILPYAVSVLFFNVARLFV